The sequence ATATGGTCTTCGATGGTGATGATTTTTTTAGTTTTGAGATTTAAAATCAGGGTTTTATCTAATGGTTTAACAAATCGGGTATTGACGACGCCGATGTTTTTTAAGTTTTTCGCCACCTCTAAAGCGGGATAGACCATTTTCCCCAGAGCAAGAATAACTGCCTCATTACCTTCGACTAAAACTTCGGCTTCACCAATTTTAAAAGGGGTTTGTTTTTCTTCAATCTTAACTGTGCCACCTCTTGGGTAACGAATAGCACAAGGTTGATTACTTGAGATAGCCAGATTCAGCATCATTACAAGTTCTGTTGTATCTTTTGGGGACATAATAACCAGATTAGGGATATGTCGTAAATAAGCAATGTCAAACAAGCCTTGATGAGTCGGTCCATCTTCACCAACTACTCCTGCCCGGTCAATACAAAATACCACAGGTAAATTCATCAGACAGACATCATGCAAAATCTGGTCATAAGCTCGTTGTAAGAATGTAGAATAAATTGCACAAACAGGTTTAAGTCCCATTGAAGCCATTCCTGCGGCAAATGTCACGGCATGCGCTTCGGCAATACCTACATCAAAAAACCTTTCCGGATGACTTTCTTTAAAATATTTTAATCCTGTGCCTTCAGCCATAGCCGCCGTAATTGCTACAATCTTTGAATTATTTTTCGCTAAATCAGTTAAAGTTTTCCCCATCACTGTTGAAAATGATAATTTCTCATTCTCCAATGGTTTGCCAGTGGCAATGTCAAAAGGGCTTGTTCCATGAAACCACTCAGGATTTTTCTCTGCCGGCTCATAACCTTTACCTTTTTTCGTAAAGATATGTAAAAGACGAGGACCTTTTAAGTCTTTAATCTTTCCTAAAACATTAATTAATAAATCCAGGTTATGTCCGTCAATAGGACCAAAATATCTAAATCCTAATTCTTCAAATAATGCCCCATGAATTAATATATTTTTTATCCCCTCTTCT is a genomic window of bacterium containing:
- the dxs gene encoding 1-deoxy-D-xylulose-5-phosphate synthase; this translates as MVYNKIKMGTMELLKEISSPAELKKLNISQLKKIADEIRQEIIKTVSNTGGHLSSNLGVVELTIALHYIYNTPVDKIIWDVGHQCYAHKLLTGRKSQFQTLRQYGGISGFPKREESYYDVFNTGHASTSISAGLGLAIAKEFEGDGAKKIVVVIGDGALSGGMAFESLNHAGQLQKDLLVILNSNEMSISRTIGALAGYLNRLITMPIYSRLREDIQELITKVPRIGTPMSTLVKKVEEGIKNILIHGALFEELGFRYFGPIDGHNLDLLINVLGKIKDLKGPRLLHIFTKKGKGYEPAEKNPEWFHGTSPFDIATGKPLENEKLSFSTVMGKTLTDLAKNNSKIVAITAAMAEGTGLKYFKESHPERFFDVGIAEAHAVTFAAGMASMGLKPVCAIYSTFLQRAYDQILHDVCLMNLPVVFCIDRAGVVGEDGPTHQGLFDIAYLRHIPNLVIMSPKDTTELVMMLNLAISSNQPCAIRYPRGGTVKIEEKQTPFKIGEAEVLVEGNEAVILALGKMVYPALEVAKNLKNIGVVNTRFVKPLDKTLILNLKTKKIITIEDHIVSGGFGSAILELLNANQIQDVRVKCLGFPDQFIEHGASEILFKKYGLDVEGITQSIKKFL